The nucleotide window CTGTTGCAAAGAGCGCCTTCACATCTGAGGGACAAATTGACTCATTAGAAAtatcatgagagagagagagcgagagagacacagagtgagtgagagagacacagatagagagagagagagagagagagagagagagagagagagagagagagagagagagagagagagagagagagagagagagagagagagagagagagagagagagagagagagagagagagagagagagcgagcgagagagagagagagagagagagagagagagagagagagagagagagagagagagagcagatggcCTATCATTCAAGGGCACTCTGCTCCTCTGGCTGGATGGAGCCTGGTTAAAGTGTAACCAGCGGTCTTATCAGGACGCCGGAGCCCCTCAAGTTTGGGCGGTGCAGCGAGATAAGTCACGTCTACAGGTCTGGATGCAGGTACACTCAGGTCGATGCTGCAGCTAACAGGAGAGAACGAAACAAGATGGCGCAGGGTCACAGGCCTGGAAGGCCTTGATTGTAGAGTCAATGGGCTCAACAAACCAATGAGGGGCCCGTCGTGACGGCCCACCGTTAGCGTCCGTCCCCAACTTGTCTCGTCCCGCAACCGTCTCATGATGTCTTTCTCTTCCTGTTGGTTTCTGGGAGTCGATCCTGGGGGGACCAGGGCCAGTACCTGTGGAGATGAGAGGCCCTCGGGGCCTCTCAAGTGGCCGTACAAATACAACTTGGTTACGGTCCGTGACTTATTAAACGTtctaatcacattaatgtcctCCTTTTGACAGTTCtgctgttaacacacacacactacacacagacTACACGCAATCTAaacactctgcacacacactacacacacacactcgtttgGAAGCTAGGGGAACCTTTCTCCGGGAGCAGGCAGGTTTCAATGTTTACTTCCTGCTTGGCAGTGGGTATAGATGAGACCATAGGGTGAGACATATGTTCCAgtaaatccacacacacacacacacacacacacacacacacacacacacacacacacacacacacacacacacacacacacacacacacacacacacacacacacacacacacacacacacacacacacaaacacacacacacacacacacacacacacacacacacacacacacacacacacacacacacacagtagccgTATCAATGCAATAACTGCTATAATATCATATCTTATCACatcaacaagaacaacagctgGTACAGGTAAAAGTCCTCTTTTATTGACGTACTGCATCAATGCTTTTACAAAAATGAATTAGGCATCGGGATTTAAATACATGTTAACATCATAACGCTCTTAAACAACTTCATAGaaaaagaaaccaaaaaaaactttatattattaattgtaGTTTAGACATTTGGAAATATATTGTAAAAAGTTCCCACATCCACACtcttaataaatatatacacataagtACTGATATACAAAAGGTTGTGCAGATCAAGCATTACTTTAGAGCAGAGCTTGACAAAGGCACTGACCTGACTTTGACATGCATCACAAATATATCACAAAGAAATGGCCATCAGAAAATGATTGTGTCTGGAGATAAATATGATATTGCACTATCAGGATGGTTTGTGCGGATGTGCGAGAAACTGGTGTCtatctactgtactctactcaAAAGAGGGGAACCTCCATGTTCGAATTAGGTATCCTCTACTCATCTGTTATGTAATACTTTATATACTGATGAAAATATTTGATATCAAACTTGATCTGAAAAAAAAGACTATATTTTATACAAACAGTATCTGTGGTCATTCCTAATATGTACAACTATACCGTTTAACTCACGGTAAAGAGCGCTTTAGAAACTAAATACTGCCAGGATCTTCACTGTTAATACACCCCAGGGGTCTGGTTGTTTCAggcctctctcttccctctgtgTGTCACCCTGCAGACTGCATCATCAGTGCTATGGCTTTAGAGAATGGAACAACAGGTGCTGGCCATCGCTGTCTGTCCacgtaatacacacacattatgcctGTACATGTTGTTgcacatgtgaaaaaaagatTGTTGCCTCCATAGAATGAGGTATGATGACAACACAAAAGCCCTGCATGTTCTGGACAAAGTAAAAATCATATTCTGCTGCGactaacaaataaaaataacatcatAAGAGTGTCATCAATGTCCCGATACTTATGTACACATAAACAGTTTTAGAAAAAAGAAtttaaatgtttacattttatcTTTAATCAATGCATTTGCATAATAAGAGCTACAATCCATTAGATCCTGCGTTTCCATATGAAACACAGGCCCCCCGTTGACCTCAGGGACACACCGTCCCCTCCATTAGCTTCGCGATCATAGCTGTTACTGCCGGTAAACCAGCTAGATTCAGTGTAAACTCATAGTAGTGAAGGCCTTCCCACCTCGTCCGAGACTCAGATCTCAGTGAGGGTGAGCTTGTATattcctcccatctcctccatgGAGATCTGGAAGGTGTCTTCGTTGGAGTAGTGCTTTATGATGTTGTCGTCCATGTTGACTAGGATCCTGAGAACGGAGAGAAGATGTATGAGTTGTGGTGAGCAGGGGGTCTGAGTGGGCTTACATTAGACATCTACTGTATTTGAATGTACATTAAATGGAACTCACCCTTTTTTGCATTTCTTGTAGACCTTTCCAACTTTTGCCAAAGGTAGCTCATATTTCTCTGATATCtagtgaagaaaaaaaaaaatatattagatataaatgtatacatacaGTAAGCTCCTTTATATTTGGCTGCATTAAACAATTAAAGTTTCAGAATGGAAACTGGAAATCGGTTGAGAAACGTAACTTCTCCAAGCATCGCTCCGTACAGCCAAAGGTTCGCTAGGAGCTTGGCCTGGGCCCTGCATGGTTTCATTCTGAATATGGTGCTGCTGCGTCTGACTGCACCCTCACCCGTTCAGACACTGCAAGCTGTATACAACCCTGTTTAACCCTGCTAACTCTCTTTCTGACTCAACCTGCTCCTATactttctctttcctttctctcttaCTATTCCCCCCTGTCACCATTTTCCACTTCCTCTCTGCCTGAGCTGCTTGGACCTCTCCACAGGAAACCAGCAACCCACACTCACACTATATAGTTATAAATCTGTGGCCCAAGAGTTTTTGTTGTGAAATATTAATATGGacttatatttctctctctctctctctctctctctctctctctctctctctctctctctctctctctctctctctctctctctctctctctctctctctctctctctctctctctctctctctctctctctctctctctctctctcattaggtAGCACCCTGTGTGGTCAACAATGGTAGAGGAGTTATGAGGTGTAAGacgctcctcatcctcccccaccCACTGACAGCTCAGAGTCATTATGAGGTTCTGGATGGAGCaggtggtggtgaggatggGATTCAGCAGAAGGTGGAGCAGTCCGTATGTTGTGTGTTGTACTCACAGCTTCCACAAGGCCTTTCAGGGTGGGGATCTTCAGCATGACAGCGTCAAACACCTCCTCTGTTTCTTTGCGTACGTACAGAAGGACTGCGTCAGACAAAGAGGAAGGATACAGATCATCAGGTGTTATATACAGAGGTATTACAGGGCACAGATGTCAACATGAGatgaacaaagaaaaacacacaaggaTCATATAGATCCTTTCCCCAGCCCGAAATCCAGCTGGAAACTCAACCCAAATGACAGTTCACCCTAGAAACTGAACTGTTGCCTTGAATCTTTAATATGGCGTCGGTCTCCTTCTGAGTCTCTCCCTGATATCCCGAAATGTCTATTCCGTctaggattaataaagtaccGTCTAAGTACTGTCTTATCACGGGCAGAAGGAGCAACAAACAGGCTGTAGGTCTGCCCCCCCACACATCTCTACACACGTCAGTCTTTTATGCCAGGGCTTTATCCCCAAGCCCCGCCTCCAGGAGGGAGTGGGTACAACCTCAAGGCTGGCATCTCAGGTCGGTCACGCCCTACACCCGCCCGACCCCACCCCTATCCCCCCagcggccccgcccccaccgccccccaccacccccaccctgttCACGAGCAGGGTGCTGCTGGCTCCAGAGCGGTGTTATCTCTGGACCGGAGCCCGGACCAACTGTCTACCCCTGGCACCCGGCCGCGGCGTGAGCCAGCCCACGggcccacccacgcacacacacacgcacacgcacacacacgcacagacacacacacacacacacacacacacacacgcacacgcacacacacacacacgcacgcacatacacaggaacgcacacaggcaaacacaaacacacacaggcacgcacacaaacacacacacaagcacacacatagccaGGCACACTGCTGATTATTCAGAATCAGATTTCTCATGATAGATATGCTCTTAATATAATAGATTGTTACTCAATGATGCACAGGTAGATGTTGAGTGTTTCTGTTGTAGTTGTTTTTGACTACTGCCACAGATTAGCGGCAACACTCGGTCAAGGATGGGCAGCTACCattggataataataataataataatgtataattaAACTGAGTAACTAAACTACTATGCTTCTAAAATATTTCTTCCACACATTTCTGCAATTTGCAATGACTCAATATGGGACTGTTATAGTTTAAATACTTGTAAtgaataataatggattgaatttatatagcgcttttctagacactcacaGACGCTTTTACAGGGAAGGGggaacctcactaaccaccaccattgtgtagcacccactaggGTGTAGCATATATCTAAACAAAGACACATTTGAATGTAAGGGACCACTGTAACGAGAGATGCAAACACGCAACGTCGCTCAGGGCCTGAGCCCTGGGCTCTGCAGCACTGGAGAGGGATGCAGGGCAAAGGGCACACTGGTTCCCAGTGTGGTGGCATTTgcgtgcatgcagacacacagtgtGCTGGTTTGTGTGCATGATGTGCAAGGGTAAGAAGTGAAGCCAGGGCAGAGGTATTCTGTGAGGTCAGGGTGGCCCTCAGCATGTTTTCAAAGAACTCGGTAAGATCATATGACCCTGGAGACTGAGAGACAGGCgccaagacacacgcacacacacacacacacacacacacacacacacacacacacacacacacacacacacacacacacacacacacacacacacacacacacacacacacacacacacacattacacataaCGACCATTACCTTTCTTTGGTTCGTCCAGTCTTGCTTGCTTGTTCGGAGGGGTTCCAAACTCGTCTTCAGCAAAGGGCACCCTCTTCATGCCAGAGCTGCAAATgccccacacgcgcacacacatgatTACCATTACATCATAGCAACAGATTgcaacagaaaacaaacattggTTAGTCCTCTGTCTTGGCAGAGTTATGCTCATTCTCGAAGGCGATGCTGTTCCGGAACGTTGTGTTCCCGGTGTCAGGGAAGAAGAACCTGCCACTCTTTGAACGATGTGGTTCACCTCGCTTGATCTTTTGACCCACTAAGCATGCAGTCTACCTAGAAGTGATTCAAGGAACCCACctgtcttctccttcctccgtCGTGAAAGGCtgcagggcgagagagagagagagagagagtgagggagaggggaaagttTAGCCAGAATATCAGATTGCCCACAACAATGTTTTGCAGTCATATTTCAGCGAGACTTGGCTTTTTCTAGAACTGCACCACCAAAACACCTACTCATTTGCTATATTTATACTATTAAATATGACAAATACTTTAACagatatgaccccccccccaaaaaaacgatTGCACGATAGTATTTTTGAATCACAACTTTAGCATCAGCGATGCAGTTCTACCGCTGTAGATCGACACGCTgccgcatggtggacagtgtgTCTGATCAAAGGGCAGGTGGAGATGTTTGTTCCCAGAAAGAGGCTTTTCGGACATCCATGCCTTATCGATTGGCATCAGAGCTGTCAATACAGATCTATTCTGAGAGTTGACCCCGGGCTTATCAGGGCGGTCCGCCAGGGTCAATGTCATCTCCGAGTTCCAAAAATAAAAGCGTTGGCTGCAGAGTTCAAAGGAAGAGCGACTGGCAAAACGGAGCTGAACTCTGACCCCACTGTCCTACCCCCGGCCACCAGAGGGGCAGTCAAGGGGCGGAGCTGAGCTCTGACCCCACTGTCCTACCCCCGGCCACCAGAGGGGCAGTCAAGGGGCGGAGCTGAACTCTGACCCCACTGTCCTACCCCCGGCCACCAAAGGGGCAGTCACGCGCCACTCCCATCCGCCTGAGGCTAGAAAACATGTCCGCTCAGGAAGGGCTTCAAGTGGAATGTAAATATTTGTTTGTCCTACAGGGGGCAGTGTCTGGGCATGTGAGCTGGGTGTGTCCCCTGCTCAGGGTCCGTGGGCAGAGCGTAGGTGGAGGGAGGAACATCTCTGAGTGACAATGAGGAGGCCAGGCAACCTGCCACTTATTGAGAAATGTGTCATCTTCACACACCTGTTCCATCCATCTTCCAAGACATGAGTCtgcatcttgtgtgtgtgtacgtgtgtgcctgtgtgtgcgtgtgtctgtgtgtgtgtgtttgtgtgtgtgtatgccagtgtgtggtgtgtgtatgccagtgtgtgtgccagtgtgtgtgcctgtgtgtgtgtgcccgtgtgcctgtgtgtgtgtgtgtgtgtgtgtgtgtgtgtgtgtgtgtgtgtgtgtgtgtgtgtgtgtgtgtgtgtgtgtgtgtgtgtgtgtgtgtgtgtgtgtgtgtgtccgtcctgtCCTTCACACCATATTTGAACAGGGTAACCTTTCCCTTTAAGCTCGCTGGGCCACTTTGCTTTGCTTGTCTTGGTGTTTGGTAGCGACTTGCGGGCGAATCCACCAACTGTGACTAATTCCTGCGGAACAAAGCCGTGAGCGGGGGTGTGTCACGGCTCCCGGAAGGCTCAGACCTGTTTAGGAGAGCTCAGCGTGTTCCCGCCAACTGGCAGCCAGGGCGCGCCTGGCATTGGCCCGCTGCCTCGAATGCCCTTTACTCTCACGAGGAGCGGTgagaggagcggagagagagagggacacccGCTCTGAGCTGAACCACGAGGGGCGCTACACTCACTGGATCAGAAGGGTCaacaggagacacagagagacagacagatggatagatggaaaGACAGGCAGGTGTAGAGACAGATGGaaggatggacagacagacagatggatagatggacacacagacaggcagacagaaagacggacagacataTGGAAAGATGGATTGACAGACTCTAAATCCCTATATTTGTGGGCGGCCTTTTGAAGGTGATCGTAAATACGAGTGTAATGGTTCTGTGtgatgagtgtgtctgtatgagtgagtgtgtgtgtgatgagtgtgtgtgatgggtgcTCTGGCTCCCACACTCACATGGCGCTGGAAGCTGGAGAAGTGGATGTCGGGGATGAAGAGGACCGGCTGCGTCTCGAAGTCGCTCATCATCTTGAAGGTGGTGACGTCGTTCCTCTTCTGCAGCAGCGGGACCTTGACGTCGGCGACTGGGGGGCAGAGAGCACGCGGCCAGTGAGTCACTTACCCATAACCTGGGGGCTATGTTTGCAGTTCATCAGGGAGAATGAGCGGCCCCAACATGGCGGCCCCTGCACGGAGGCCCCATCATGGCGGCACTTACATGGCAGGCCCACGGCGGCCCCTTTACTGTGGCCCCAACACGACGGCCCCAAGGTGGCGGCCCCAACAGGGTGGCCCCTACACGGCATCCCCAACATGGGCCCCACATGGTTGCCCCTACATTACGGCCCCTACATGGAGGCCCCTACATTGCAGCCCCTACATGGTGGCCCCGTCCCCTCCCTCGGGCCCCCCCTGGATGACGGATCTGGACTCACAGGCCCCCATGGTGCTGCTGTGCTCCGACACCTTCCCCTTCCGGCGGGACTGCTTCCTCTCCTCGTCGCGGATCTTGCGCTCGGCGCCTTTGTCACAGAAGACCTTGATCTGGCAGAATGCGCGGTGGATGGGCTTGTTGCTGCGGTTGTTGTAGCTGTAGGTGTCGATCTGCAGGTTCAGCGGCAGACCCTTCACCCCCTTCTGCGAGGAGAAGTCCGTGCTCAGGCAGTTGACCGAGATGAAGATCTGAGGAGGGccgagagcagagaggagagaggaggggatgaaGGCGTGTGTGAAGGGTGTCTGTCTGAGTCCCGGCCGGGCAGCTCTCTGGGTTCAGACCACATCGTCCGCAGGCTGCCTGAACGCTCcctaatagagagagagacgcctcACTCATCCCTGCTCGTACACACGTCTGAaagatgctttggataaaaccagCTGCCAAATTAATAGGAATAGTGAATAGAAGGATGTTAAGTGAAGTGCGTTATATTGTAAAATAATGCATGAATGGATTAGGGTCAGGGACAGAAAGTGTGTTTTTTCCTCATAAAAGTGTTGATTGTTAAATATGTTGCGTACCTCCTGACAGCGTTATAATTGGCAGTGGTTCAGCAGAATAGGAACGAGTTTAGGACGTCGAGCGCCTCCATTATGCGTTCTGCAGCGCCCTCTACTGGTATCTCTGCTAATCATACCCGTGTAGGATTTATAGTTGTATAGTTGGAAAGCCAAACACGATAGACATATATTTGCGCAGGAAAACAGTTGCAGTAATACATTTGGCCTGttcagtaaaaaataaaaaaataaaatacataagcctagtgtttattttttggggtAAAGTAAAGAAAAATTTGTTAGAAAATCCAACTGTGCTCATCTAAATAATGAGATCTGAGATGAAGTTCTGCTCAGGATTAAGTAAACAGCCCGAGAGCAGTTCAACATTTGTAAAGGGCTGGCCTGTAATCAGCATAGTCTTTACATCTGTAACTCAAATGACCAGGGGGCATGCAGGCCAACACAGCCAACATACACACCGCAGTTTGCAATTAGCtctacgtgtgtgggtgtgcatgtgtggatgtgagggtgtgtgcctgtgtgtgtgtgggtatgtgcttgcttgtgtgtgagagtgtgtgtgtgcatgggtgtctttgtgtttctgtgtgttagggtgtgtgcgtggatgtgtgtgattgtacgagaaagagagacacagagagagagagagagagagagagagagagaaggaaaaaagagggagatagatagagacagagtgacagatagAGTGcgactgggagtgtgtgtgtgagtgtgtgcatatgtttctgtgtgttagggtgcgtgcgtggatgtgtgtgtttgtacgagagagagagagagcgagaccgagagcgagagggagagagagagagagcgagctaatagcggaggaagaaagaggaagagt belongs to Gadus chalcogrammus isolate NIFS_2021 chromosome 5, NIFS_Gcha_1.0, whole genome shotgun sequence and includes:
- the grhl1 gene encoding grainyhead-like protein 1 homolog, whose amino-acid sequence is MRDVLGSRPSVVMVVFGEEKCRDDQLKHWKYWHSRQHTAKQRCLDIADYKESFNTIANIEEISYNAISFTWDTNEEAKIFISVNCLSTDFSSQKGVKGLPLNLQIDTYSYNNRSNKPIHRAFCQIKVFCDKGAERKIRDEERKQSRRKGKVSEHSSTMGAFADVKVPLLQKRNDVTTFKMMSDFETQPVLFIPDIHFSSFQRHPFTTEEGEDSSGMKRVPFAEDEFGTPPNKQARLDEPKKVLLYVRKETEEVFDAVMLKIPTLKGLVEAISEKYELPLAKVGKVYKKCKKGILVNMDDNIIKHYSNEDTFQISMEEMGGIYKLTLTEI